One segment of Brassica napus cultivar Da-Ae chromosome C3, Da-Ae, whole genome shotgun sequence DNA contains the following:
- the LOC106423494 gene encoding protein tesmin/TSO1-like CXC 3 gives METPQKTIIQNGTPVSKLKNSPVFNYINNLSPIKPVRLIPIAQTFGSLSPSVYTPPHKGSRFKRSLLKSYLLFSSSSSLLIWNMFSFCSHTYFSDPSKELVEEALLETIPPEILKNDCISTPPRRAAANDGSCGDGETDLQRMCDGNVKRKSDTPDWETQFPDTPEMLIYDTLNDSEADRCFLPASSDSKRRSCGGTKPRLEPVSNSKELADSLHRGVRRRLLDFEMPYKQTSEKSSSSCVVPPSTVLHLNAFAMSFKDINVGNEYSLSGNIKAGLQKFENETGEAAGQSVVEEVQKSSLALVEMNQSSPKKKRLKSGQAGEGESACKRCHCKKSKCLKLYCECFAAGVYCLESCSCVDCYNKPIHEDIVLATRKQIESRNPIAFAPKVIRNTDSSIMEAGVDASKTPASVRHKRGCNCRKSNCVKKYCECYQSGVGCSINCRCEGCKNAFGKKDVSSFVGMDIKQDDVSETWKTQQNNELVRYVPLPPSTPMLLRQPLAQLPISSNNMLLPQQSQHLHGASGSSLYESQSFRKQGTSLLSHSRTEKIIEDIENLIQSPITNINAVSPNSKRVSLPHLDSPELTPRRRNGERKLLLSIPTFPSFAPHH, from the exons ATGGAGACGCCGCAAAAAACTATAATCCAGAATGGGACTCCAGTTTCTAAACTCAAA AACTCTCCAGTGTTCAACTACATAAACAACCTATCTCCAATCAAACCTGTCAGATTAATCCCAATCGCTCAAACCTTTGGCTCTCTCAGTCCTTCTGTCTACACTCCCCCTCACAAAGGATCTCGTTTCAAAAGGTCATTACTCAAAAGTTacctcctcttctcttcttcctcctctcttCTTATTTGGAATATGTTTTCGTTTTGCAGTCATACTTACTTCTCCGACCCTTCCAAAGAGTTAGTAGAAGAAGCTTTACTTGAAACCATACCGCCAGAAATACTCAAGAATGACTGCATATCTACTCCTCCTCGTAGAGCTGCTGCCAATGATGGTTCTTGCGGAGATGGTGAGACAGATCTGCAGAGAATGTGTGACGGCAATGTCAAGCGGAAAAGTGATACTCCAGACTGGGAAACTCAGTTTCCGGATACTCCTGAAATGTTGATTTATGATACACTGAATGATTCGGAGGCTGATAGATGCTTCTTGCCGGCATCATCAGACTCCAAAAGACGTTCATGTGGCGGTACAAAGCCAAGACTGGAGCCTGTTTCAAACAGCAAAGAGTTGGCAGAT TCTCTTCACCGTGGAGTAAGAAGACGCCTTCTAGACTTTGAGATGCCTTACAAGCAAACGTCAGAAAAATCTTCATCGAGTTGTGTAGTACCACCTAGCACTGTTCTGCATCTTAACGCCTTTGCAATGTCCTTTAAGGACATCAATGTTGGTAATGAGTACTCATTATCCGGAAACATTAAAGCCGGTTtgcaaaaatttgaaaatgaaacCGGGGAAGCTGCAGGACAAAGTGTAGTAGAAGAGGTTCAAAAGTCTTCTTTAGCTTTAGTAGAAATGAATCAAAGCAGTCCAAAGAAAAAAAG ACTTAAGTCTGGACAAGCAGGAGAAGGAGAGTCAGCATGTAAACGGTGCCACTGCAAGAAATCCAAATGTTTGAAACT TTACTGTGAATGCTTTGCTGCTGGAGTTTATTGCCTAGAGTCATGTTCATGTGTAGATTGCTACAACAAACCAATCCATGAAGACATTGTTTTAGCTACTCGCAAACAGATTGAATCCCGGAATCCAATTGCCTTTGCTCCTAAAGTCATTAGAAATACTGATTCTTCCATCATGGAAGCTGGTGTTGATGCAAGCAAAACTCCAGCGTCAGTGCGGCACAAAAGAGGTTGCAACTGCAGGAAATCAAACTGTGTGAAGAAATATTGTGAATGCTATCAG AGTGGAGTTGGTTGTTCCATAAACTGTAGATGTGAAGGATGTAAGAATGCATTTGGCAAAAAAGATG TGTCTTCATTTGTTGGCATGGATATCAAACAAGATGATGTCAGCGAAACATGGAAAACACAACAGAACAACGAGTTGGTTAGGTATGTTCCACTTCCACCTTCAACACCAATGCTATTAAG ACAACCATTGGCTCAACTTCCCATCTCATCCAACAACATGCTGCTTCCTCAACAGTCTCAGCATCTTCATGGAGCTTCTGGATCTTCCTTGTACGAGAGCCAATCTTTCAGAAAACAAGGCACGAGTTTGTTGTCCCATTCAAGGACTGAGAAAATCATAGAGGATATTGAGAATCTAATCCAGTCCCCGATAACTAACATCAATGCAGTGTCTCCCAACAGCAAAAGGGTTTCTCTGCCTCATCTTGATTCACCAGAGTTGACTCCAAGGAGAAGAAATGGTGAGAGGAAACTGTTACTGTCAATTCCAACTTTTCCTTCTTTCGCTCCACACCATTAA
- the LOC106423441 gene encoding CRC domain-containing protein TSO1 isoform X1, whose translation MDNENSQKEPASKIETPTPKSKFEDSPVFNFINNLSPFEPVKSFSSAQTFSSLSFTSPPPVFASPHPNFHRESRFFRCQHSVDRSKALGDGSVSKEDREVDLNKDATLEDDEEEDTETSCELPQILSSDGQSPPHHGEDIVTQTLLPPSDPPLGEDNNGSSMNRLQKIPDSQEEENGTPDSRRLMADAAAELLVFRSPNDSEAFTCLVDKISSSERRFFAGVKHHDIIPANGSSNDNEPLAVVPNQLVSNVHRGSMRRRCLDFEVPGKRKKDDDQQTVCDNNKPESSSSKCVVPGIGLHLNAIAMASSNTKISITHEYSSSEEVQNTFSGSITPVHSQDTVPETLDQAESQPGEEAPKALVFEELIPDSFQKKKQVLEGGEGESSCKRCNCKKSKCLKLYCECFAAGVYCIEPCSCVDCFNKPIHEDTVLATRKQIESRNPLAFAPKVIRNSDSSIMDTSDDASKTPASARHKRGCNCKKSNCLKKYCECYQSGVGCSINCRCEGCKNAFGRKDAYLHTIMESKQEDDHETYEKRTEKIQQNSKEVEQNPQPSTPLPPYRNLVVHQPFLSRNKLPPTQFFLGAGSSSFRKPDCDVTQSMNEKKSLETVTEDKTEIMPDILNTSPIKANSPNSKRVSPAHIGPSEPGSILGKRSNGRKLILRSIPAFPSLNPNQ comes from the exons ATGGACAATGAGAATTCTCAGAAGGAGCCTGCCTCCAAGATCGAAACCCCAACTCCAAAATCCAAATTCGAG GACTCTCCAGTGTTCAACTTCATTAACAATCTCTCTCCCTTTGAGCCAGTCAAATCCTTCTCCAGTGCTCAGACGTTTAGCTCTCTCAGTTTCACATCCCCTCCTCCTGTCTTCGCCTCTCCCCACCCCAATTTCCACCGAGAGTCCAGATTCTTCAGATG TCAGCACTCTGTTGATCGTTCAAAGGCCTTAGGAGATGGATCTGTTTCTAAAGAAGACCGTGAGGTGGATCTAAACAAAGATGCTACtctggaagatgatgaagaagaagacactgAAACTTCTTGTGAGCTGCCACAGATCCTCAGCTCTGACGGCCAAAGTCCTCCTCATCACGGTGAAGATATTGTCACCCAAACACTCCTACCTCCATCTGATCCTCCTTTAGGAGAAGACAACAATGGCTCGTCTATGAATAGACTCCAGAAGATTCCTGATTCTCAGGAAGAAGAGAATGGCACTCCTGACTCTAGACGTTTGATGGCAGATGCAGCAGCTGAGCTTCTAGTGTTTCGGTCTCCCAATGACTCAGAGGCTTTTACATGCCTTGTTGATAAAATATCTAGCTCTGAGAGACGTTTCTTCGCTGGTGTCAAGCACCATGATATCATTCCAGCCAATGGATCAAGCAATGATAATGAGCCTTTAGCAGTAGTTCCCAATCAG CTTGTCTCTAACGTGCACCGTGGTAGCATGCGAAGACGCTGTCTAGACTTTGAGGTGCCAGGGAAGCGGAAGAAGGATGACGATCAGCAAACTGTGTGTGACAACAATAAGCCAGAATCTTCTTCCTCCAAATGTGTTGTTCCTGGTATTGGTCTCCATCTAAACGCCATTGCAATGGCCTCAAGTAACACTAAGATCAGCATCACGCATGAGTATTCATCATCTGAAGAGGTTCAAAACACTTTCTCAGGCTCTATCACTCCGGTTCACTCCCAAGACACCGTGCCAGAAACTTTGGACCAAGCAGAGAGCCAGCCTGGGGAAGAAGCTCCCAAAGCATTGGTGTTCGAAGAGTTGATTCCGGACAGCTTTCAGAAAAAGAAGCAAGTTCTTGAAGGTGGAGAGGGAGAGTCATCATGTAAGAGATGCAACTGCAAAAAGTCAAAGTGTTTGAAGCT TTACTGTGAATGCTTTGCTGCTGGGGTTTATTGCATAGAGCCATGCTCATGTGTTGATTGCTTCAACAAACCTATCCATGAAGACACTGTCTTGGCCACCCGTAAACAGATTGAGTCCAGAAATCCACTTGCGTTTGCTCCTAAAGTCATCAGAAACTCTGATTCTTCCATCATGGACACTAGC GATGATGCAAGTAAAACTCCAGCGTCTGCACGACACAAACGAGGCTGCAACTGCAAGAAGTCAAACTGTCTGAAGAAATACTGTGAATGCTATCAG AGCGGAGTTGGATGTTCCATAAACTGTAGATGTGAAGGATGTAAGAATGCATTCGGAAGAAAAGATG CGTATTTACATACCATCATGGAGAGCAAACAAGAGGATGATCACGAAACATATGAGAAGAGAACAGAAAAAATCCAACAAAACTCGAAAGAAGTCGAGCAGAACCCACAACCATCAACACCACTGCCACCATACAG AAATTTGGTGGTTCATCAGCCATTTTTGTCTAGGAACAAGCTGCCTCCGACTCAGTTTTTCCTCGGCGCGGGGTCTTCCTCATTTAGAAAGCCAGATTGTGATGTAACACAGTCAATGAATGAGAAGAAGTCGCTTGAAACGGTGACAGAAGACAAAACAGAGATTATGCCTGATATTCTCAACACTTCCCCTATTAAGGCAAACTCTCCCAACAGCAAGAGAGTCTCTCCTGCTCACATTGGCCCCTCGGAACCGGGCTCAATCCTAGGGAAGAGAAGTAATGGCCGGAAGCTGATATTACGGTCTATTCCAGCTTTTCCTTCTCTTAATCCAAATCAGTGA
- the LOC106423441 gene encoding CRC domain-containing protein TSO1 isoform X2 has product MDNENSQKEPASKIETPTPKSKFEDSPVFNFINNLSPFEPVKSFSSAQTFSSLSFTSPPPVFASPHPNFHRESRFFRCQHSVDRSKALGDGSVSKEDREVDLNKDATLEDDEEEDTETSCELPQILSSDGQSPPHHGEDIVTQTLLPPSDPPLGEDNNGSSMNRLQKIPDSQEEENGTPDSRRLMADAAAELLVFRSPNDSEAFTCLVDKISSSERRFFAGVKHHDIIPANGSSNDNEPLAVVPNQLVSNVHRGSMRRRCLDFEVPGKRKKDDDQQTVCDNNKPESSSSKCVVPGIGLHLNAIAMASSNTKISITHEYSSSEEVQNTFSGSITPVHSQDTVPETLDQAESQPGEEAPKALVFEELIPDSFQKKKQVLEGGEGESSCKRCNCKKSKCLKLYCECFAAGVYCIEPCSCVDCFNKPIHEDTVLATRKQIESRNPLAFAPKVIRNSDSSIMDTSDDASKTPASARHKRGCNCKKSNCLKKYCECYQSGVGCSINCRCEGCKNAFGRKDAYLHTIMESKQEDDHETYEKRTEKIQQNSKEVEQNPQPSTPLPPYRNKLPPTQFFLGAGSSSFRKPDCDVTQSMNEKKSLETVTEDKTEIMPDILNTSPIKANSPNSKRVSPAHIGPSEPGSILGKRSNGRKLILRSIPAFPSLNPNQ; this is encoded by the exons ATGGACAATGAGAATTCTCAGAAGGAGCCTGCCTCCAAGATCGAAACCCCAACTCCAAAATCCAAATTCGAG GACTCTCCAGTGTTCAACTTCATTAACAATCTCTCTCCCTTTGAGCCAGTCAAATCCTTCTCCAGTGCTCAGACGTTTAGCTCTCTCAGTTTCACATCCCCTCCTCCTGTCTTCGCCTCTCCCCACCCCAATTTCCACCGAGAGTCCAGATTCTTCAGATG TCAGCACTCTGTTGATCGTTCAAAGGCCTTAGGAGATGGATCTGTTTCTAAAGAAGACCGTGAGGTGGATCTAAACAAAGATGCTACtctggaagatgatgaagaagaagacactgAAACTTCTTGTGAGCTGCCACAGATCCTCAGCTCTGACGGCCAAAGTCCTCCTCATCACGGTGAAGATATTGTCACCCAAACACTCCTACCTCCATCTGATCCTCCTTTAGGAGAAGACAACAATGGCTCGTCTATGAATAGACTCCAGAAGATTCCTGATTCTCAGGAAGAAGAGAATGGCACTCCTGACTCTAGACGTTTGATGGCAGATGCAGCAGCTGAGCTTCTAGTGTTTCGGTCTCCCAATGACTCAGAGGCTTTTACATGCCTTGTTGATAAAATATCTAGCTCTGAGAGACGTTTCTTCGCTGGTGTCAAGCACCATGATATCATTCCAGCCAATGGATCAAGCAATGATAATGAGCCTTTAGCAGTAGTTCCCAATCAG CTTGTCTCTAACGTGCACCGTGGTAGCATGCGAAGACGCTGTCTAGACTTTGAGGTGCCAGGGAAGCGGAAGAAGGATGACGATCAGCAAACTGTGTGTGACAACAATAAGCCAGAATCTTCTTCCTCCAAATGTGTTGTTCCTGGTATTGGTCTCCATCTAAACGCCATTGCAATGGCCTCAAGTAACACTAAGATCAGCATCACGCATGAGTATTCATCATCTGAAGAGGTTCAAAACACTTTCTCAGGCTCTATCACTCCGGTTCACTCCCAAGACACCGTGCCAGAAACTTTGGACCAAGCAGAGAGCCAGCCTGGGGAAGAAGCTCCCAAAGCATTGGTGTTCGAAGAGTTGATTCCGGACAGCTTTCAGAAAAAGAAGCAAGTTCTTGAAGGTGGAGAGGGAGAGTCATCATGTAAGAGATGCAACTGCAAAAAGTCAAAGTGTTTGAAGCT TTACTGTGAATGCTTTGCTGCTGGGGTTTATTGCATAGAGCCATGCTCATGTGTTGATTGCTTCAACAAACCTATCCATGAAGACACTGTCTTGGCCACCCGTAAACAGATTGAGTCCAGAAATCCACTTGCGTTTGCTCCTAAAGTCATCAGAAACTCTGATTCTTCCATCATGGACACTAGC GATGATGCAAGTAAAACTCCAGCGTCTGCACGACACAAACGAGGCTGCAACTGCAAGAAGTCAAACTGTCTGAAGAAATACTGTGAATGCTATCAG AGCGGAGTTGGATGTTCCATAAACTGTAGATGTGAAGGATGTAAGAATGCATTCGGAAGAAAAGATG CGTATTTACATACCATCATGGAGAGCAAACAAGAGGATGATCACGAAACATATGAGAAGAGAACAGAAAAAATCCAACAAAACTCGAAAGAAGTCGAGCAGAACCCACAACCATCAACACCACTGCCACCATACAG GAACAAGCTGCCTCCGACTCAGTTTTTCCTCGGCGCGGGGTCTTCCTCATTTAGAAAGCCAGATTGTGATGTAACACAGTCAATGAATGAGAAGAAGTCGCTTGAAACGGTGACAGAAGACAAAACAGAGATTATGCCTGATATTCTCAACACTTCCCCTATTAAGGCAAACTCTCCCAACAGCAAGAGAGTCTCTCCTGCTCACATTGGCCCCTCGGAACCGGGCTCAATCCTAGGGAAGAGAAGTAATGGCCGGAAGCTGATATTACGGTCTATTCCAGCTTTTCCTTCTCTTAATCCAAATCAGTGA
- the LOC106423441 gene encoding CRC domain-containing protein TSO1 isoform X3, producing the protein MDNENSQKEPASKIETPTPKSKFEDSPVFNFINNLSPFEPVKSFSSAQTFSSLSFTSPPPVFASPHPNFHRESRFFRCQHSVDRSKALGDGSVSKEDREVDLNKDATLEDDEEEDTETSCELPQILSSDGQSPPHHGEDIVTQTLLPPSDPPLGEDNNGSSMNRLQKIPDSQEEENGTPDSRRLMADAAAELLVFRSPNDSEAFTCLVDKISSSERRFFAGVKHHDIIPANGSSNDNEPLAVVPNQLVSNVHRGSMRRRCLDFEVPGKRKKDDDQQTVCDNNKPESSSSKCVVPGSITPVHSQDTVPETLDQAESQPGEEAPKALVFEELIPDSFQKKKQVLEGGEGESSCKRCNCKKSKCLKLYCECFAAGVYCIEPCSCVDCFNKPIHEDTVLATRKQIESRNPLAFAPKVIRNSDSSIMDTSDDASKTPASARHKRGCNCKKSNCLKKYCECYQSGVGCSINCRCEGCKNAFGRKDAYLHTIMESKQEDDHETYEKRTEKIQQNSKEVEQNPQPSTPLPPYRNLVVHQPFLSRNKLPPTQFFLGAGSSSFRKPDCDVTQSMNEKKSLETVTEDKTEIMPDILNTSPIKANSPNSKRVSPAHIGPSEPGSILGKRSNGRKLILRSIPAFPSLNPNQ; encoded by the exons ATGGACAATGAGAATTCTCAGAAGGAGCCTGCCTCCAAGATCGAAACCCCAACTCCAAAATCCAAATTCGAG GACTCTCCAGTGTTCAACTTCATTAACAATCTCTCTCCCTTTGAGCCAGTCAAATCCTTCTCCAGTGCTCAGACGTTTAGCTCTCTCAGTTTCACATCCCCTCCTCCTGTCTTCGCCTCTCCCCACCCCAATTTCCACCGAGAGTCCAGATTCTTCAGATG TCAGCACTCTGTTGATCGTTCAAAGGCCTTAGGAGATGGATCTGTTTCTAAAGAAGACCGTGAGGTGGATCTAAACAAAGATGCTACtctggaagatgatgaagaagaagacactgAAACTTCTTGTGAGCTGCCACAGATCCTCAGCTCTGACGGCCAAAGTCCTCCTCATCACGGTGAAGATATTGTCACCCAAACACTCCTACCTCCATCTGATCCTCCTTTAGGAGAAGACAACAATGGCTCGTCTATGAATAGACTCCAGAAGATTCCTGATTCTCAGGAAGAAGAGAATGGCACTCCTGACTCTAGACGTTTGATGGCAGATGCAGCAGCTGAGCTTCTAGTGTTTCGGTCTCCCAATGACTCAGAGGCTTTTACATGCCTTGTTGATAAAATATCTAGCTCTGAGAGACGTTTCTTCGCTGGTGTCAAGCACCATGATATCATTCCAGCCAATGGATCAAGCAATGATAATGAGCCTTTAGCAGTAGTTCCCAATCAG CTTGTCTCTAACGTGCACCGTGGTAGCATGCGAAGACGCTGTCTAGACTTTGAGGTGCCAGGGAAGCGGAAGAAGGATGACGATCAGCAAACTGTGTGTGACAACAATAAGCCAGAATCTTCTTCCTCCAAATGTGTTGTTCCTG GCTCTATCACTCCGGTTCACTCCCAAGACACCGTGCCAGAAACTTTGGACCAAGCAGAGAGCCAGCCTGGGGAAGAAGCTCCCAAAGCATTGGTGTTCGAAGAGTTGATTCCGGACAGCTTTCAGAAAAAGAAGCAAGTTCTTGAAGGTGGAGAGGGAGAGTCATCATGTAAGAGATGCAACTGCAAAAAGTCAAAGTGTTTGAAGCT TTACTGTGAATGCTTTGCTGCTGGGGTTTATTGCATAGAGCCATGCTCATGTGTTGATTGCTTCAACAAACCTATCCATGAAGACACTGTCTTGGCCACCCGTAAACAGATTGAGTCCAGAAATCCACTTGCGTTTGCTCCTAAAGTCATCAGAAACTCTGATTCTTCCATCATGGACACTAGC GATGATGCAAGTAAAACTCCAGCGTCTGCACGACACAAACGAGGCTGCAACTGCAAGAAGTCAAACTGTCTGAAGAAATACTGTGAATGCTATCAG AGCGGAGTTGGATGTTCCATAAACTGTAGATGTGAAGGATGTAAGAATGCATTCGGAAGAAAAGATG CGTATTTACATACCATCATGGAGAGCAAACAAGAGGATGATCACGAAACATATGAGAAGAGAACAGAAAAAATCCAACAAAACTCGAAAGAAGTCGAGCAGAACCCACAACCATCAACACCACTGCCACCATACAG AAATTTGGTGGTTCATCAGCCATTTTTGTCTAGGAACAAGCTGCCTCCGACTCAGTTTTTCCTCGGCGCGGGGTCTTCCTCATTTAGAAAGCCAGATTGTGATGTAACACAGTCAATGAATGAGAAGAAGTCGCTTGAAACGGTGACAGAAGACAAAACAGAGATTATGCCTGATATTCTCAACACTTCCCCTATTAAGGCAAACTCTCCCAACAGCAAGAGAGTCTCTCCTGCTCACATTGGCCCCTCGGAACCGGGCTCAATCCTAGGGAAGAGAAGTAATGGCCGGAAGCTGATATTACGGTCTATTCCAGCTTTTCCTTCTCTTAATCCAAATCAGTGA
- the LOC106442345 gene encoding heat stress transcription factor A-6b-like, producing the protein MDRSYTCIKEVFPTGINDSPSPPSSSTSSYLHSTSMAPNDPATLNSPQPIEGLHESGPPPFLTKTYDLVEDSRTNDVVSWSQDKNSFVVWDPQAFSMTLLPRFFKHNNFSSFVRQLNTYGFRKVNPDRWEFANKGFLRGQKHLLKKITRRKTNNNNQMQPPESSSQQQSLDNRCIEVGRYGLDGEMDSLRRDKQVLMMELVKLRKEQQSTKMYLTLTEAKLKKTESKQHQMMSFLARAIQNPDFLQQLMEHKDKSKDMEEAIRKKRQRTIDQGTSDVVNVEDCDVNVGGGSSSRFVDMKQDIYGDMTEFDMSELDGLAMDIEGLGGQFTGEEVLDVDKREQEGFQNENNESYGEDFLEGLFKEDQDIDFERDG; encoded by the exons ATGGATCGTTCATATACATGCATAAAAGAGGTGTTTCCTACTGGTATCAATGATTCCCCATcaccaccatcttcttcaacttCCTCTTACCTCCATTCAACCTCCATGGCCCCAAATGATCCAGCAACATTAAACTCTCCGCAACCAATAGAAGGTCTCCACGAATCAGGCCCACCTCCATTTCTGACAAAGACATATGATCTGGTGGAAGATTCAAGAACCAATGATGTTGTGTCTTGGAGCCAAGACAAAAACAGCTTCGTTGTCTGGGATCCACAAGCTTTTTCCATGACTCTCCTCCCCAGATTCTTCAAGCACAATAACTTCTCTAGCTTTGTTCGCCAGCTCAACACATAT gGTTTCAGAAAGGTGAATCCGGATCGATGGGAGTTTGCAAATAAAGGGTTTCTTAGAGGGCAAAAGCATCTCCTCAAGAAAATAACTAGAAGAAAGACGAATAACAATAATCAAATGCAACCACCTGAATCATCCTCTCAACAACAATCACTAGATAATCGTTGCATAGAAGTTGGTAGGTATGGTCTAGATGGAGAGATGGACAGCCTAAGGCGAGACAAACAAGTGCTGATGATGGAGCTAGTGAAACTTAGAAAAGAACAACAAAGCACCAAAATGTATCTCACATTGACTGAAGCAAAGCTTAAGAAGACTGAATCAAAACAACATCAAATGATGAGCTTCCTTGCTCGCGCAATTCAGAATCCTGATTTCCTTCAGCAACTCATGGAGCACAAAGATAAGAGTAAGGATATGGAAGAAGcaatcagaaagaagagacaaAGAACGATCGATCAAGGGACAAGTGATGTGGTTAATGTAGAAGATTGTGATGTTAATGTCGGTGGTGGATCCTCCTCGAGGTTTGTTGACATGAAACAAGACATATATGGAGACATGACTGAATTTGATATGTCGGAGTTGGACGGACTTGCTATGGACATTGAAGGACTTGGAGGTCAGTTCACTGGGGAAGAAGTCTTGGATGTGGATAAAAGAGAACAAGAAGGGTTCCAAAACGAGAACAATGAGAGTTATGGTGAAGATTTTTTGGAAGGTTTGTTTAAAGAAGATCAAGATATTGATTTTGAACGAGATGGGTAA